One Notolabrus celidotus isolate fNotCel1 chromosome 18, fNotCel1.pri, whole genome shotgun sequence DNA window includes the following coding sequences:
- the kcnj2a gene encoding inward rectifier potassium channel 2a has product MGSVRASRYSIVSSEEDGMKLATMAVPNGYGNGKSKVQTRHQPQSRFVKKDGHCNVQFINVSEKGQRYLADIFTTCVDIRWRWMFIIFCLAFLLSWLFFGCVFWLVAILHGDLDNNNPKKCVSNVSTFTAAFLFSIETQTTIGYGYRYVTDECPVAVFMVVFQSIVGCIIDAFIIGAVMAKMAKPKKRNETLVFSHNATVAMRDNKLCLMWRVGNLRKSHLVEAHVRAQLLRSRTTAEGEYIPLDQMDIDVGFDSGVDRIFLVSPITIVHEIDEDSPFYDMSKQDLETSDFEIVVILEGMVEATAMTTQCRSSYVASEILWGHRFEPVLFEEKNYYKVDYSRFHKTYEVPSTPLCSARDLAEKKYILSNSNSFCYENEMALENKDDTDEGNGGSVGPDGTQTDNISENEHSQATVPLEPRPLRRESEI; this is encoded by the coding sequence ATGGGAAGCGTGCGAGCCAGCCGCTACAGCATTGTGTCATCAGAGGAGGACGGCATGAAGCTCGCCACTATGGCGGTGCCTAACGGCTACGGGAACGGCAAGAGCAAAGTGCAGACGAGGCATCAGCCGCAGAGCAGATTTGTAAAGAAGGACGGTCACTGCAACGTGCAGTTCATCAATGTGAGCGAGAAAGGTCAGCGCTACCTTGCTGACATCTTCACCACGTGCGTGGACATCCGCTGGAGGTGGATGTTCATCATCTTCTGCCTCGCCTTCCTGCTGTCGTGGCTGTTCTTCGGCTGCGTGTTCTGGCTGGTGGCCATCTTGCACGGTGACTTAGACAACAACAACCCCAAGAAGTGCGTCTCTAACGTCAGCACCTTCACCGCCGCCTTCCTGTTCTCCATCGAGACCCAAACCACCATCGGCTACGGCTACAGATACGTGACCGACGAGTGCCCCGTCGCTGTCTTCATGGTGGTTTTCCAAAGCATCGTGGGTTGCATCATCGACGCCTTCATCATCGGCGCAGTCATGGCTAAGATGGCGAAGCCCAAGAAGAGGAACGAGACGTTGGTTTTCAGCCATAACGCCACAGTCGCCATGAGGGACAACAAGCTCTGCCTGATGTGGCGAGTGGGCAACTTAAGGAAGAGCCACCTCGTGGAGGCGCACGTCCGGGCTCAGCTTCTGAGGTCCCGGACGACAGCGGAGGGGGAGTACATCCCCCTGGACCAGATGGACATAGATGTCGGCTTCGACAGCGGAGTGGACCGCATCTTCCTGGTCTCCCCGATCACCATCGTCCACGAGATCGACGAGGACAGTCCCTTCTATGACATGAGCAAACAGGACTTAGAAACCTCTGACTTTGAAATCGTGGTCATCCTGGAGGGCATGGTGGAGGCGACCGCCATGACCACACAGTGCCGCAGCTCCTACGTCGCCAGCGAGATCCTCTGGGGCCACCGCTTCGAGCCGGTGCTCTTCGAGGAGAAGAACTACTACAAGGTGGACTATTCCCGCTTCCATAAGACATACGAGGTGCCGAGCACGCCTCTGTGCAGCGCCAGAGACCTTGCAGAGAAAAAATACATCCTCTCAAACTCCAACTCTTTCTGCTACGAAAACGAGATGGCGCTGGAGAACAAAGACGACACCGACGAGGGGAACGGCGGCAGCGTGGGGCCCGACGGCACCCAGACAGACAACATCTCAGAGAACGAACACAGCCAGGCCACGGTGCCGCTAGAGCCCCGGCCTCTGAGGCGAGAATCCGAAATATGA